The DNA sequence CCGACTCCCACCGTGGGTTCTGGTCCAGCTGGCCGCAGGCGGCCGTACCACTGGGCAACCTGCTGGCCACTCTGGTGCTGCTCACGTTGTCGTGGACGCTCTCCGATGCCGCGTTCCTGGCCTGGGGCTGGCGCGTCGGCTTCTGGCTGTCGGTCATCATCGTCGCGATCGGCTACTACATCCGCACCCGGATATCCGATGCGCCGATCTTCCAGGAGGCTCGCAAGGAGATCGAAGAGAACAAGGCCAGCTCCTACGGCGTTGTCGAGGTGTTCCGCCGGTATCCGCGTGGGGTGTTCACGGCCATGGGACTGCGCGTGGCAGAAAACATCCTCTACTACATGGTGGTCACCTTCTCGATCACCTATCTCAAGATCGAGTTGCATATGGATACCAAGCGAATTCTCTTGCTGCTCTTGATCGCTCACACAGTCCAGGCGATTGCGCTGCCGATCGTGGGACGGTACACAGACATCGTCGGGCGGCGCGGGCCCTACGCATTGGGAGCCCTGCTGGCCGCGGGGTGGGGCTTCATCGCGTTCCCGATGTTCAACACCCGAGACGAAGGGGTGATCCTGGCGGCCATCGTGATCGGCCTGCTGGTGCACTCACTGATGTTCGCCGGGCAGCCGGCGATCATGGCAGAGATGTTCCCTACCCGGATGCGCTACTCCGGGGTGTCGTTGGGCTACCAGGTGACCTCGATCTTCGCCGGGTCGCTGGCTCCGGTCATCGGCACCGCGCTGCTGAGCAAGTACCACAGCTGGGTGCCCGTGGCGATCTATCTGGCGGCCGTTGCTCCCATCACGCTGATCGCCGTGTGGGCGCTGCCGGAGACCAAGGGCAGCTCGCTACATGAGCTGGATGCCGCCGACAGGGCGCGCGCCTAGCGCTAGGTTGGTCCCATGGCAACCTATGGCTGGATCGGTTTGGGGAACATGGGCGGCCCAATGGCTGCCAATCTGGTGGCGGCCGGGCACACGGTACGCGGTTTCGACCTCTCGGGTGACGCACTGGCCGCGGCGGAAGCGCGCGGCGTCACTGCGGTGGAGGAAATCGCCCAGGTGCTGGCGGGCGCCGAGGTCGTGTTCACCATGCTGCCCAAGGGAGAGCATGTCCGCTCGGTGTTCGAGGGTCCCTACGGAATCTGGGAAAATGCCTCGCCATCAACGCTTCTGGTCGACAGCTCGACCGTCGATATCGAGACCTCCCGGTACTGTCACGCCGAATCGTCACGCCGGGGATTCCGGTTCGTCGACGCTCCGGTGTCCGGCGGGATCAGCGGTGCACAGGCCGGCACGCTGTGCTTCATGCTCGGCGGCGACCTGGAAAATTCCGGTGCGGCAACCGATTACATCAAGCCGATGGCCGGACGTGTGATCCACGCGGGTGATGGTGGCGCCGGGGTGGCCGCGAAGATCTGCAACAACATGATGCTGTTCATCGACATGATGGCCAATTCGGAAGGCTCGCAGCTGGCCGAGCGACTCGGCTTGGATCCGAAGGTGTTCTGGGAGATCTGCACCGTGTCTTCGGCGCGGTCCTGGGCGCAGCAGACCTGGTACCCGGTGCCGGATATCATCGAATCCGCCGCCGCCAATCGCAATTTCGATGCCACCTTCACCGTTGACCTGGCGCACAAGGACGCCCGCCTGGCGCTGGCCGCCGGGGAAGCCACCGGCGTCAAGCTGCCCGCCGCGACCATGGTCACCGAGCAGTTTCAGCAGCTCATCGATGAAGGACTGGGTGGCAAGGACTGCTCACTGATCGTCAAGTACGCCACACCCGACGGGTCGGCACGCGGTTACGCGCCCTGACCCGGCCGCTCTTCATGCAATTGCCGCAAAAACCGGTTGTACGAAGCCAATTCGTCCTCTTGGCGGGCGTCATCGGACTCGCGCGCATCGGTTTCGACCTGTTCCTCTCGCCGCCATCGGATGGCGAAGATCAAGGTGGTCGCGAGCGCGATCGGCTCGCCTAGGACCAGGCCAGCGCGCCGGCCAACGCCTGGTCCTTCACCGGGTCGACGGCCCACCCGGTGGGCGGGTTGGCGAAGATGCCGATCAGCGGCCTCGGCGCCATCATGAGGATGACGCCGATGAATACGTGCAGCGGCATTTCCACGAAGATGTCGAACATCCGACCAAGATTGGTCTGCCGGATGGGCATCGGATCGGTGGACAGGATCGGGATGACGAAGAGCAGACCGCTGACCAAGAAGAAAATCTCTAACCCGCTGTGCCCCAACCATGTAGCAGCGATGGTGTCGAACAGCTGGGATAAGTACAGCCCGTAATAGCTGAACAAGAACAGCGGAATGGTGACGGCGGGATGCAACAACAGTGCGGCGGTGCGACTGCGCAATCCTGCCAGGGCAGCGACCAACACCCACCTGCCGAGCCCGTGGTGCGGCGTCGACCGCAAGAGCAGCCGCCCCGGTGCGCCCAGCACCAACAGGGGAGGCACCAGGATCGACAGCGTCAGCTGCTGGAACATGAACGCGCTGAACAACCGAAATCCGTAGCGCTCTATTGACAGTCCCATCACTGCACCCAGGATCAGGCATCCCGACAGGAAGCTCACCGCCGACCACCACGGCCAGCCGCGGCCCATCCGGTGCAGTCGGACCACGCTCACCACGTACCAGCTCGCCAACAGGACCGCGACAACGGGGAGCACCGGGATGGTCGGCGGGTCCCACCCCAGCAGCGACCACACCGTCGGCGGTTCGGCTGGGATGGTGGTCAGCCCGGTGAGCCACCTCGCCTCGTTCATTGATTACATTATGCGCATATTTGAATGTTCTGGCCATCCGGGGTACCGATCCTGGCGTTCACCCGCAATTCGGATCGCCGCCAGCCAAACAGCGTTGGTTCACAGCTTCGGTAACTAGGGTGCGCGACGGGGCCGGGGAAACACAGCAAGAAAGGTACGAACGATGGCTGTATCCGTGAATCTCGAGAAGGCACTCGACAAGGCCTATGAGAACAAGGACCTCAAGGACATCCTCGACGCACCGCCGTCGGCTCTCGCGGGTCTCACCGAGAAGCATGACGCGGCATTGAAGGAAGCCCTCAACATCTCGACCGTCCGCGAGCTGGGTACCAACAAGTACATCGCGGTCGCTGCGGCGCTGGCCGCACTGGAGAGCAAGACCGGCTAAACCGTTGGCCCAGAATGCATCTACGTAGGTAGATTGTGAGTGAACAACTACGTAGGTGCACTCTGGCCATTAGGAGCGCCGGAGCTGGGCGAGCGGCTCCTTGGGTTAGGACAATTCCAGTGCGCGAGTACGCGGATCTGATCACCGAGGCCAGCACGGTTGACGTGAGCGGTTGGGACTTTTCCTGGTTCACAGGACGGGCCTCAGAAGCACGGCCGGGGTGGGGATACCAAAGGCTGATGGCCGAGCGTCTCGCCATGGCATCCGCATCTCTGGACATCCAGACGGGCGGCGGTGAGGTGCTGGCCGGCGCATCACGCTATCCGCCCACGGCAGTCGCCACAGAAGCCTGGCCGCCCAACGTTATTAAGGCGACACAGCTATTGCATCCGCGTGGGGTCGCCGTTGTCGCGGCAGCCGAGCAACCGCCCTGGCCTTTCGCCGACAGCGCCTTCGACCTCATCACCAGCAGGCATCCCGCGACTGTCTGGTGGGATGAAATCGCCCGGGTACTGCGGCCTGGTGGCATCTACTTCGCCCAACACGTGGGCGCCGAGAGCATGTTCGAGCTGGCCATGCACTTCGTTGAGATTCGCCCGGAGCACCGCCGTGCACGGCGGGCCGACATCGAGGCAGAGCGAGCCCGGGCCGCGGGTCTGCAGATCCTCAGTGTGCACAGCGCGCGCACACGCGTCGAGTTCTACGACATCGCAGCCGTTGTGGTGTTCCTGCGAAAAGTTGTATGGACAGTGCCGGGGTTTGACATCGTCACCCACGACGCTGCGCTACGCACCCTCGATGCTCAGATAAGACGGGACGGGGTGTTCGTCGCCCACTCCACCCGCACCCTCATCGAGGCCCGCCGAACAGGCTGATATCAGCCGCGAAGCGCCTGCGCCAGCGGCTCCAGCACGACCGGGTCATAGGGCGGGGGCAGGTAGATAATGGCCAGATCGAGACCCTCCGCACCCAGCGCGGCAGCCTCGTCGACAACCCTCGCGTAATCGCGATCCGCACCGAGCCGGATATGAGCCGAGAGCGTGATCTCGCGTGGATCCCGTCCGATGTCGGCGCAATGCGCGGCCAGCACGTCGCGCTTACGCGCAAACTCCTCGGGCGGTCCGCCCACGAAGTTCCAGTGCTGCGCGTACTTGGCGGTGATCCGCAACGTCCGCTTCTCGCCGCTACCACCTATACAGATGGGCGGGTGCGGCTTCTGCGGCCCCTTGGGCTCGTTGCGGGCGTCCTTGAGCTGGTAAAACTTGCCGTCAAAGCTCGTCGTCTCCTGGCTCAGCAGACCGGTGAGCACCTCGCAGGCCTCTTCGAACCGATCGAAACGCTCCTTGATGCTGCCCAGCTCGATGCCGTAGGCGCCGGATTCTTCCTCGTTCCAGCCGGCCCCGATACCGAGTTCCAGACGACCACCGGACACGATGTCCAGCGCCGAGGCCATGTTGGCCAGCACGGCCGGATGCCGATAGTGGATACCCGTCACCAGCACCCCGACACGCAGCCGTCGGGTGGCCTGCGCAAGCGCGGTGAGGGTTACCCAGCCTTCCAGGCATGGCCCGGTGGAGTCCGAGAAGATCGGATAGAAGTGGTCAAAGGTCCAGCCGGACTCGAAGACCTCGATCTCGTCGGCCACCTTCCAGATGGCCAGCATGTCGTCCCAGGTGGTGTTCTGCGGAGATGTCTTGAATGCGAAGCGCATTCCACAACCCTATGCAGGATTCACCTGGAGTGTCGACCAGGTACGAACTTATCCCAGCCGCTGTTTGAGGGCGTCGAACTCATCCTTGACGCCCGTGGGCAGCTTGTCGCCGATGAACTCGAACCACTCCTCGATGAGCGGCAGTTCGGCCTGCCACTCCTCGTTGTTCACGGCGAGTGCCTCGGCCACATCGGCCTCCTCGACATCCAGACCGGACAGGTCCAGATCCTCGACGCCCGGGACAGTGCCGATCGCGGTTGTACGACCGCTGCCCTGACCCTCCACCCGCTCGATGATCCACTTGAGCACGCGGCTGTTCTCGCCGAATCCTGGCCACAGGAACCGGCCGTCGCCGCCGCGACGGAACCAGTTGACGAAGAACACCTTGGGCAGCTTGGACTCGTCGGCCTGCTTGCCGACGTTGATCCAGTGGTTCAG is a window from the Mycobacteroides salmoniphilum genome containing:
- a CDS encoding MFS transporter, with the protein product MSTTAEADAAPTGLRKVVAASMAGTVVEWYEFFLYATAATLVFNKVFFPAVQAGGNDLDNIIKAFLTYAVGFVARPIGGIVFGHFGDRYGRKHLLQIAIVLVGVATFLMGCLPTFAQIGYGAPILLVVLRFLQGFAVGGEWGGAVLLVAEHSPDSHRGFWSSWPQAAVPLGNLLATLVLLTLSWTLSDAAFLAWGWRVGFWLSVIIVAIGYYIRTRISDAPIFQEARKEIEENKASSYGVVEVFRRYPRGVFTAMGLRVAENILYYMVVTFSITYLKIELHMDTKRILLLLLIAHTVQAIALPIVGRYTDIVGRRGPYALGALLAAGWGFIAFPMFNTRDEGVILAAIVIGLLVHSLMFAGQPAIMAEMFPTRMRYSGVSLGYQVTSIFAGSLAPVIGTALLSKYHSWVPVAIYLAAVAPITLIAVWALPETKGSSLHELDAADRARA
- the mmsB gene encoding 3-hydroxyisobutyrate dehydrogenase, encoding MATYGWIGLGNMGGPMAANLVAAGHTVRGFDLSGDALAAAEARGVTAVEEIAQVLAGAEVVFTMLPKGEHVRSVFEGPYGIWENASPSTLLVDSSTVDIETSRYCHAESSRRGFRFVDAPVSGGISGAQAGTLCFMLGGDLENSGAATDYIKPMAGRVIHAGDGGAGVAAKICNNMMLFIDMMANSEGSQLAERLGLDPKVFWEICTVSSARSWAQQTWYPVPDIIESAAANRNFDATFTVDLAHKDARLALAAGEATGVKLPAATMVTEQFQQLIDEGLGGKDCSLIVKYATPDGSARGYAP
- a CDS encoding class I SAM-dependent methyltransferase; this encodes MAERLAMASASLDIQTGGGEVLAGASRYPPTAVATEAWPPNVIKATQLLHPRGVAVVAAAEQPPWPFADSAFDLITSRHPATVWWDEIARVLRPGGIYFAQHVGAESMFELAMHFVEIRPEHRRARRADIEAERARAAGLQILSVHSARTRVEFYDIAAVVVFLRKVVWTVPGFDIVTHDAALRTLDAQIRRDGVFVAHSTRTLIEARRTG
- a CDS encoding LLM class F420-dependent oxidoreductase, producing the protein MRFAFKTSPQNTTWDDMLAIWKVADEIEVFESGWTFDHFYPIFSDSTGPCLEGWVTLTALAQATRRLRVGVLVTGIHYRHPAVLANMASALDIVSGGRLELGIGAGWNEEESGAYGIELGSIKERFDRFEEACEVLTGLLSQETTSFDGKFYQLKDARNEPKGPQKPHPPICIGGSGEKRTLRITAKYAQHWNFVGGPPEEFARKRDVLAAHCADIGRDPREITLSAHIRLGADRDYARVVDEAAALGAEGLDLAIIYLPPPYDPVVLEPLAQALRG